The following proteins are co-located in the Paenibacillus sp. FSL H8-0079 genome:
- a CDS encoding InlB B-repeat-containing protein: MNMSILSARKTVGIILALVLIIGSVSAFQTREADRAYAASGIWKPVGDEGFYNEYISYPKMAMEDGIPYVTFQGVNGSLNVMRYTSTDGWKKLDNTGINEQTFYTTPITIHNGVPYITYSDRSHNSRATVLKYSEGSGWTPVGNPNDAFFSSGASPAVALDQNDVPYMAYTNNKQLFVMKLNQTTGNWEPFGDKIYLEDVPSDMYMEVNDGIPMFIYQYNYNGTQTVIMKYSESNGWIKLGSGEFNSNVNNPLSYAIYNGKPYLAITDNTKGNRATVITYNEPGGWMPVGNEGFSAGAVSFTSLAFSEDGTPFISFRDNVNSAKATVMKYSPDDGEWERVGNAGFSAGLVNNTMLAIDDGVPFVAYKDSLHGQGLTMMRFAEASTVTYDSSGASVGSVPIDSNVYDNQASVTVSGNTGNLEKLGYVFAGWNTSADGNGTNYLPGDTFTIRNASVKLYAKWTTPSVTVSYLPGEHGMLSGMAQETVSNGGSPSAVPAVTPHTGYRFTGWSSDGGTTKLSSEELSLTIINTSIMYTAFYAPEIIKGDADGDGRVTAADALLLTRYLKGKITLTPEQQDALDMNGDGVLDELDVQMILQAYTGKG, translated from the coding sequence ATGAACATGAGTATCCTGAGCGCAAGAAAAACAGTAGGCATTATATTGGCTTTGGTATTAATCATCGGCTCTGTATCTGCATTCCAGACACGGGAGGCGGATCGCGCTTATGCCGCTTCAGGGATCTGGAAGCCGGTGGGCGACGAAGGGTTCTATAACGAATATATAAGTTATCCCAAGATGGCGATGGAAGATGGCATTCCCTATGTGACTTTTCAAGGCGTAAACGGCAGTTTAAATGTCATGAGGTATACAAGCACGGATGGCTGGAAGAAGCTCGATAATACAGGTATTAACGAACAAACATTCTATACTACCCCGATTACCATTCATAATGGGGTTCCTTACATCACCTACTCGGATAGATCACATAATTCCAGAGCAACGGTGTTGAAGTATAGCGAGGGGAGTGGGTGGACGCCTGTTGGCAATCCGAACGACGCCTTCTTCTCATCGGGTGCCTCTCCTGCGGTGGCATTAGACCAAAATGACGTGCCTTATATGGCTTATACCAATAATAAACAGTTGTTTGTTATGAAGCTTAATCAAACTACCGGCAACTGGGAGCCGTTTGGAGACAAAATCTATCTGGAAGACGTGCCTTCAGATATGTATATGGAAGTGAATGACGGAATTCCTATGTTTATCTATCAATATAACTATAACGGAACTCAAACCGTTATTATGAAATATTCGGAATCGAATGGATGGATTAAGTTAGGCAGTGGCGAGTTCAATTCCAATGTAAACAACCCCCTTTCGTATGCGATTTATAATGGTAAGCCATACCTCGCTATAACTGATAATACCAAGGGCAATCGGGCGACGGTTATTACTTATAACGAGCCGGGTGGCTGGATGCCTGTAGGGAATGAAGGTTTCTCTGCTGGAGCAGTCTCTTTTACAAGTTTAGCTTTTAGTGAAGACGGTACGCCTTTTATTTCTTTTCGAGATAATGTCAATTCCGCAAAAGCTACGGTGATGAAATACAGTCCGGATGATGGCGAATGGGAACGGGTGGGTAATGCAGGTTTCTCCGCTGGATTGGTCAATAATACGATGCTGGCCATAGATGATGGTGTGCCTTTCGTTGCTTATAAAGATAGCTTACATGGTCAAGGACTCACCATGATGAGGTTTGCAGAGGCCAGTACGGTGACCTACGACAGCAGTGGTGCATCCGTGGGCAGTGTGCCAATTGACAGCAATGTGTATGATAACCAGGCGAGCGTGACGGTATCCGGCAATACAGGCAACCTGGAGAAGTTAGGTTATGTCTTTGCTGGCTGGAATACTTCCGCAGATGGCAACGGAACGAATTATCTGCCGGGAGACACGTTTACGATCAGGAATGCAAGTGTCAAATTGTATGCCAAGTGGACAACGCCCAGCGTAACGGTGAGCTATCTGCCGGGAGAGCACGGAATGCTCAGCGGGATGGCTCAAGAGACAGTCTCTAACGGCGGTTCCCCGTCAGCAGTGCCGGCAGTAACACCCCACACTGGATACAGGTTCACGGGCTGGAGCAGCGATGGCGGGACAACCAAGCTTAGTAGTGAGGAACTCTCACTTACAATCATAAATACATCGATTATGTATACAGCGTTCTATGCACCAGAGATTATAAAGGGAGATGCTGATGGTGATGGTCGGGTTACTGCTGCGGATGCGTTGCTACTGACCAGATACCTCAAGGGCAAGATCACATTGACCCCGGAACAGCAGGATGCACTGGACATGAATGGTGATGGAGTATTGGATGAATTGGATGTACAGATGATTCTGCAAGCATATACAGGGAAGGGGTGA
- a CDS encoding ATP-binding protein, which produces MRKKIAAALITILLLVATYSILLTYFSMNKKEALTAVNGVMDLTSWTFAEDGMIPLNGEWEIYPDRLLTHRDFSSFLMEDALKPSRIMVPGSWSGLMPMNGMATYRLQLEINDRYASRIYGIKTASIVVSNKLYMNGQLVSSSGNPGEKGEYSALNKPNVSYFMLKPGVNEILLQVANHEFFASSGIIEPIVLGEADQISGLRDKALAHDWITVTAFLIMGLYFIGLYSQRRHDRSLLVFGIVCALIALFTSVGGERVLFQIVGPLPFWLYFRIQIVSAVGGAFGFYLYLYTAFRPYVFKRILQGGLMVGGLLIVLHSLFGPLLTFGAFRQFTTFYVTFSLLYATYVFVLAALERVAGSGYLALAAMALNVLILKQNMNFYFGVPVYELAPIEPFLVLLMLALLMSLRFSNAFHKIEVLSEQLLEVDRVKDDFLARTSHEFKTPLHVVMNISRSMLNDATYPPTVEQREKLQLMTDMTKRLSQLVYDILDLSKLRQGELRMVPAPIDIRSVVEMQVRFYSYLAAERKIQLVNLIPANLPSALADENRLSQVMGNLLDNAIKNAENGSVVITGKESGGKLEIAVQDSGRGIEPQDIELIFQPFKSPGESQQSGFGLGLPIAKQLIELQHGTLKVSSTPGVGSIFTITMPIADHNSAAKSMLASTEVVPKSKGYSFDTPYYSNYSGKHTVLIADDQYENLKVLIDALQVLNYRVIAVKNGHEALEQMQQSGKIDLVILDLMMPGMSGYEVCQRIRERYSPLELPVLMVTAAIQPQDKVAAFQAGANDYLPKPFDVEELKARIGSLLAMKESLGRAIHLEVAFLQSQIKPHFLFNVLNSIVASSYTDIERARSMIVDLADYLRGSFRFSNADERVVFTEEFELIRTYVAIEQARFKDRIRFEADIADGAHDLRILPLLLQPLVENAIRHGIGGRPEGGTVTLIAEVSAGDWRFIVVDNGVGIEPERLKSLLHRAEIHEPQGVGLLNINKRLMHEYGISLELESELGEGTKVTVRIPTALL; this is translated from the coding sequence ATGAGAAAAAAAATTGCCGCGGCTCTGATCACTATTTTATTATTGGTCGCCACGTACAGCATTTTACTTACATACTTCTCAATGAATAAGAAAGAAGCTCTCACCGCCGTAAATGGTGTCATGGATTTAACGTCTTGGACATTCGCAGAAGATGGCATGATTCCCTTGAATGGGGAATGGGAGATATATCCGGACAGGCTGTTAACCCATCGTGATTTTTCCTCCTTTCTCATGGAAGATGCACTGAAGCCTTCCCGGATTATGGTACCAGGTTCGTGGTCTGGACTGATGCCAATGAATGGCATGGCAACTTATCGCTTGCAGCTGGAAATTAACGACAGGTACGCGAGTAGGATATATGGGATCAAAACGGCATCCATTGTCGTATCCAATAAATTGTACATGAATGGACAATTGGTCAGTTCTAGTGGGAATCCGGGTGAAAAAGGGGAGTACTCAGCCCTCAATAAACCCAATGTAAGCTATTTCATGCTGAAACCGGGTGTTAATGAAATATTACTTCAGGTAGCTAATCATGAATTCTTCGCCAGTAGCGGGATTATTGAACCCATTGTATTAGGTGAAGCTGATCAAATATCCGGGCTTCGTGACAAAGCTTTGGCTCATGATTGGATTACGGTAACCGCCTTTTTGATTATGGGTTTGTATTTTATCGGTTTATACTCTCAGAGACGACATGATCGTTCTCTTCTCGTATTTGGAATCGTGTGTGCGCTGATTGCCTTGTTTACAAGCGTCGGCGGTGAAAGAGTATTGTTCCAGATCGTTGGCCCATTGCCATTCTGGTTATATTTTCGTATTCAGATCGTATCTGCCGTGGGGGGCGCCTTTGGATTTTACCTCTACCTGTATACAGCTTTCCGTCCCTATGTTTTCAAACGGATCCTTCAAGGAGGATTGATGGTAGGCGGACTGCTCATCGTGCTTCACAGTTTGTTTGGACCTTTGTTAACTTTTGGTGCATTCCGACAGTTTACGACGTTCTATGTCACCTTTTCCTTGCTGTATGCAACATACGTATTCGTGCTGGCTGCTCTTGAGCGAGTTGCTGGCAGTGGATATTTGGCCTTAGCAGCTATGGCTCTGAATGTTCTGATATTGAAACAGAATATGAATTTCTACTTTGGCGTACCGGTTTATGAGCTTGCGCCGATTGAACCCTTTTTAGTACTCCTAATGCTAGCTCTGCTAATGTCGCTTCGCTTCTCCAATGCTTTTCATAAAATAGAGGTGTTATCAGAGCAATTGCTGGAAGTGGATCGCGTTAAGGATGACTTTCTTGCCCGAACTTCACATGAATTCAAGACACCACTTCATGTGGTTATGAATATTTCACGCTCTATGCTTAATGATGCTACATACCCTCCTACGGTTGAGCAGCGGGAAAAATTGCAGTTGATGACCGACATGACGAAAAGATTATCACAGCTGGTGTACGACATTTTGGACTTGTCCAAGCTGAGACAGGGCGAACTCAGAATGGTTCCAGCACCCATTGATATTCGTTCGGTTGTGGAGATGCAGGTGCGTTTTTACTCCTACCTTGCCGCTGAGCGCAAGATTCAACTGGTCAACCTGATTCCTGCTAATCTGCCTTCTGCATTGGCCGATGAGAATCGTCTAAGTCAGGTAATGGGCAATTTGCTGGATAATGCGATTAAGAATGCCGAGAACGGAAGTGTTGTAATAACAGGTAAAGAGAGTGGAGGCAAGCTTGAAATTGCAGTGCAGGATTCAGGCAGAGGCATCGAACCGCAAGATATTGAGCTGATCTTCCAACCGTTCAAGTCCCCCGGCGAGAGTCAGCAAAGCGGTTTTGGATTAGGGCTACCCATTGCCAAGCAACTGATTGAGCTACAGCACGGCACACTTAAGGTTTCTTCTACGCCTGGGGTTGGTTCTATCTTCACAATCACGATGCCCATCGCAGATCATAATAGTGCTGCGAAATCAATGCTTGCCAGCACTGAGGTGGTACCCAAGTCCAAAGGATATTCCTTCGATACACCATATTATTCAAATTATTCCGGGAAGCATACGGTTTTGATTGCTGATGACCAGTATGAGAATCTGAAGGTGCTGATTGATGCTCTACAAGTGCTCAATTATCGTGTGATCGCAGTCAAAAATGGACATGAGGCATTGGAGCAGATGCAACAATCCGGTAAAATCGATCTGGTTATTCTCGACTTGATGATGCCGGGCATGTCGGGTTATGAGGTATGCCAGCGCATTCGAGAACGATACTCGCCACTGGAACTACCCGTTCTTATGGTGACGGCGGCCATTCAACCGCAGGATAAGGTGGCCGCTTTTCAGGCAGGAGCGAATGATTATTTACCGAAGCCGTTTGATGTGGAGGAACTTAAGGCGAGAATCGGGAGCCTGCTGGCGATGAAAGAATCGCTCGGACGTGCGATCCATCTGGAAGTAGCCTTTCTGCAATCACAAATCAAGCCCCACTTTTTGTTCAACGTGTTAAATAGTATCGTGGCATCAAGTTATACGGATATCGAACGCGCACGGAGCATGATTGTGGATCTGGCGGATTACTTGCGCGGTAGCTTCCGATTCAGTAATGCGGATGAGCGGGTTGTTTTTACAGAGGAGTTTGAATTAATCCGTACCTATGTTGCCATTGAGCAGGCGCGTTTTAAGGATCGCATCCGCTTTGAAGCGGATATTGCAGATGGTGCTCATGATTTGCGTATCTTGCCGCTGCTGTTGCAGCCGTTGGTCGAAAATGCAATACGGCATGGCATCGGAGGACGGCCCGAGGGAGGAACGGTTACTTTGATTGCAGAGGTGTCGGCGGGGGATTGGAGATTTATTGTAGTCGATAATGGCGTTGGAATCGAACCGGAACGGTTGAAGTCGCTGCTGCATCGAGCTGAGATCCATGAGCCTCAAGGAGTAGGCTTGCTGAATATTAACAAAAGATTGATGCATGAATACGGCATTTCTCTAGAACTGGAGAGCGAGCTGGGAGAAGGAACGAAGGTTACTGTGCGCATCCCTACTGCCTTGCTCTAG
- a CDS encoding S-layer homology domain-containing protein, with protein MYTYFFTKQANLTRRLVSILLVASMLLSMSMTVEAAPAVTNVVEVGTASGLPGEEVSIGIYVTPEDMIEKFDIALGYDENMLELVSGSEVTDEIGVASNETYEIITSTPGIIELSAELSTNALFTKELVATLHFKIKDDVSSGDLEITVVKHDLYEGGIQADGSSGIAGKITVIAPQPTAQINIGSTSGSEGETVEVPVTVSGTTTGIGSYSLRIDYDAAALEVQHITEEAGDYVDSNYNNTAGWLKVAWADSDGGDTPIQSGDKLFTITFKIREEATIEDKALTVQTEDVLYFSVTTVDGIEMIKTLVPGKITLQGPSLPGIPQNLIASGGDSKVDLNWNTVTGATYYNVYQSMDSNFINEDAVAKVFDGTYSVNGLTNGTTYYFKVKAGNRVGLSEDSNKVMVTPISSGSSGGGTGNGGGNSGSGSGSSSPTPPSAIVTTTAAGSGADILINGKAERAGIITTIERDNQKITTLIVDQQKLEARLATEGQGAVITIPISGTSEVVIGELNGQMVKSMVSKDAIVEIRTGQAIYRIPAKEIRINSTLNQAGSSVHLEDVKVQIEIAVPKKDQLKMVENALATAKLSMVVPPLNFTIRVVYGDNAEVLSKFNAYVQRNLSIPEGVDRTKLTTGVVIDPDGRVRHVPTKVMNIDGQYYAQINSLTNSMYAVVWNPVEFGDVTTHWSKAAVNDMGSRLIIEGLGGANFSPDQEVTRAEFAAILVRGLGLVQAKEEGTVPFTDVNGSDWHHSAINTAYVYQLIDGYQDGTFQPTDKITREQAMVILTKAMILTGLHTNPSVVSSAEVLSSFRDASQVSPWAQAGTAESVKAGVISGRSEAALSPKANMTRAEAATIIQRLLQKSGLIE; from the coding sequence ATGTATACATATTTTTTCACCAAACAAGCGAATCTCACTAGAAGGTTGGTGTCAATATTGCTGGTGGCGAGCATGCTGCTGTCCATGAGTATGACAGTAGAGGCTGCACCGGCAGTAACTAATGTGGTTGAGGTGGGTACTGCTTCGGGCTTACCGGGGGAAGAAGTCAGTATAGGGATATATGTAACGCCGGAAGATATGATTGAGAAGTTCGATATTGCGCTTGGATATGATGAAAATATGTTGGAATTGGTTTCAGGCAGTGAAGTCACGGATGAGATTGGAGTAGCCTCGAATGAAACGTATGAGATCATCACATCGACTCCCGGAATAATAGAATTGTCTGCGGAACTTTCAACGAACGCTTTATTTACAAAAGAACTCGTAGCAACGCTTCATTTCAAAATCAAGGATGATGTCAGTTCTGGAGACTTGGAGATCACTGTGGTGAAGCATGATCTGTATGAAGGGGGAATCCAAGCCGATGGTTCTTCCGGTATCGCCGGGAAAATTACGGTTATTGCCCCGCAGCCTACAGCACAGATCAATATTGGCTCGACAAGTGGCTCTGAAGGTGAAACGGTAGAAGTTCCGGTAACCGTGTCCGGTACAACAACCGGAATCGGCAGTTACAGTCTGCGGATCGATTACGATGCTGCTGCACTGGAAGTGCAGCATATTACGGAAGAAGCGGGTGACTATGTTGATTCAAATTATAATAACACGGCAGGTTGGCTGAAGGTGGCCTGGGCAGATAGTGATGGTGGTGACACACCAATTCAGAGTGGAGACAAGCTGTTCACGATCACCTTCAAGATTAGGGAAGAGGCAACCATAGAAGACAAGGCATTGACCGTTCAGACCGAAGACGTGCTGTATTTCTCTGTGACTACAGTAGATGGTATTGAAATGATTAAAACGTTGGTGCCTGGGAAAATAACGTTGCAGGGGCCGAGTCTTCCTGGCATTCCACAAAACCTGATTGCATCGGGTGGAGACAGCAAGGTGGATCTGAATTGGAATACAGTAACAGGAGCTACATACTATAACGTCTACCAATCGATGGACTCGAATTTCATCAACGAAGATGCAGTGGCGAAGGTATTTGACGGGACATACAGCGTGAACGGCCTTACTAACGGAACTACCTACTACTTTAAGGTCAAAGCGGGTAACAGGGTAGGCTTGAGTGAAGACTCGAATAAGGTGATGGTCACACCGATATCATCCGGCAGTAGCGGAGGGGGTACCGGAAATGGTGGCGGTAACAGTGGTAGCGGCAGTGGCTCTTCTTCACCAACGCCACCATCAGCTATAGTTACAACAACGGCGGCAGGGAGCGGAGCCGATATTCTGATCAATGGTAAGGCTGAGCGAGCGGGTATAATCACAACGATTGAGCGTGATAACCAGAAGATTACCACTCTAATTGTAGATCAGCAGAAATTGGAGGCTAGGCTGGCAACAGAAGGTCAAGGCGCTGTCATCACGATTCCGATCAGTGGCACATCGGAGGTAGTGATCGGTGAATTGAATGGTCAAATGGTGAAGAGTATGGTTAGCAAGGATGCTATTGTGGAGATTAGGACGGGACAGGCAATCTACAGAATTCCTGCAAAAGAAATCCGAATTAATTCCACTTTAAATCAGGCAGGATCTTCAGTTCATCTGGAAGATGTCAAGGTTCAGATCGAGATTGCCGTTCCGAAAAAAGATCAATTGAAGATGGTGGAGAACGCATTGGCAACAGCCAAACTATCGATGGTGGTTCCGCCACTGAATTTTACAATCCGAGTAGTTTATGGGGACAACGCGGAGGTCTTATCAAAATTTAATGCCTATGTACAACGTAATCTCTCCATCCCGGAAGGGGTAGATCGAACCAAGCTTACAACAGGCGTTGTGATTGATCCGGACGGAAGGGTTCGACATGTACCTACTAAAGTGATGAATATTGATGGGCAATATTATGCGCAAATCAATAGCTTAACCAATAGCATGTATGCTGTCGTATGGAACCCGGTTGAATTTGGCGATGTCACGACACACTGGTCCAAAGCGGCGGTGAATGACATGGGATCACGGTTAATTATCGAAGGGTTAGGCGGCGCAAACTTTAGCCCGGATCAGGAAGTTACCCGAGCCGAGTTCGCGGCAATCCTCGTACGTGGCCTGGGGCTTGTACAGGCGAAAGAGGAAGGAACAGTGCCGTTTACTGATGTTAATGGTTCGGACTGGCATCATTCAGCGATCAACACGGCCTATGTGTACCAGCTAATTGATGGTTATCAGGATGGTACGTTCCAGCCGACTGACAAGATTACGCGTGAACAGGCCATGGTGATCCTTACTAAAGCGATGATTCTTACCGGTCTGCACACTAATCCATCGGTAGTATCTTCGGCAGAAGTGCTATCTTCATTCAGGGATGCATCTCAAGTATCTCCATGGGCGCAAGCGGGTACTGCAGAAAGCGTGAAAGCTGGTGTAATTTCTGGCAGAAGCGAAGCAGCACTGTCACCCAAGGCGAACATGACTCGCGCTGAAGCAGCAACGATTATCCAAAGGCTTTTGCAAAAATCAGGTCTGATCGAGTAA
- a CDS encoding response regulator gives MIRVMLIDDEEDALDLLEILLKQVGNVLVVGRFINPIEAVKTLSQTPVDAVFLDQQMPGMNGMEVAREIRRMTPHMPIVFTTAYAEYAVEAFEVQSMDYLLKPFTLERLHNAVGRIRHSLSSPAAPESHEDSPLIQCLGGFHIQLPGHEKKVLPWKTKKEKELCAYLIHNAGKSSSTSAILEAIWPGYDLKKAKTYVYTCLSYLRRSLAEHNIPIRIHKANQGFVADCEAVQIDAKGFEQMLSQYPYDTRLEKEWDTTLYDSINLIYKGEYMEACDFRWAEARRMEIQSAYVRALRKWHVHFRFQGQIALAVNSLERILTITPDSEQDGRELIRMHLEMGNRNEANRVCLQLEDAVCSQLGTELEEETLQLIRQTKVNALRQGS, from the coding sequence ATGATTCGTGTAATGCTTATTGATGATGAAGAAGACGCACTCGATTTGTTGGAGATTCTACTCAAACAAGTTGGCAATGTATTGGTGGTTGGAAGGTTTATCAATCCGATTGAAGCAGTTAAGACACTGAGCCAGACTCCTGTTGATGCGGTGTTCCTGGATCAACAGATGCCAGGCATGAATGGAATGGAAGTCGCGCGGGAGATCAGGCGCATGACCCCGCATATGCCCATCGTATTCACGACCGCTTATGCGGAGTATGCTGTTGAAGCGTTTGAAGTCCAATCGATGGATTATCTTCTTAAGCCGTTCACCCTTGAACGATTACATAATGCGGTGGGGCGTATAAGACATTCTCTATCCAGCCCTGCCGCGCCTGAAAGCCACGAAGATTCTCCACTGATCCAGTGCCTTGGAGGATTCCATATCCAACTTCCGGGTCACGAGAAAAAGGTTCTGCCTTGGAAAACCAAAAAGGAAAAGGAACTTTGCGCATATTTGATCCATAATGCAGGAAAATCCTCTAGTACTTCTGCCATTCTGGAAGCCATTTGGCCAGGCTATGATCTAAAAAAGGCAAAGACGTATGTATACACCTGTCTTTCCTATTTAAGAAGAAGTCTTGCTGAGCACAATATTCCAATACGCATTCATAAAGCCAATCAAGGTTTTGTGGCAGATTGCGAGGCGGTGCAGATTGATGCGAAGGGATTCGAACAAATGTTAAGCCAGTATCCTTATGACACAAGGTTGGAAAAGGAATGGGATACTACCTTATATGACAGCATAAACCTGATTTACAAAGGGGAATACATGGAAGCTTGTGATTTCAGATGGGCTGAGGCGAGACGAATGGAGATTCAGTCTGCTTATGTTCGTGCACTTCGTAAATGGCATGTACATTTTCGCTTCCAGGGTCAGATAGCTCTAGCCGTAAATAGTCTGGAACGCATTCTGACCATTACTCCTGATTCGGAACAGGACGGGCGTGAGTTAATCAGAATGCATCTGGAAATGGGGAATCGAAATGAAGCCAACCGTGTGTGCTTACAGCTGGAAGACGCGGTATGTTCGCAGTTAGGAACTGAACTGGAAGAAGAGACACTGCAATTGATTAGACAAACTAAAGTCAATGCGTTGAGGCAGGGTTCATGA
- a CDS encoding MFS transporter has product MDIRRNLPLLMTICFLSQMGGFMILPLFPLFIEEFGLSGWMMGVIFALFYVGKVLGGIPAAAIYKKLGGKKALILMLLLLAVCMGGFALSSAAVLFGLLRLLQGLASTGLTVVVRSIIGDGGSVDNRGLYNGYISSSEGGGMVLGPVISGWLALHWPLSVPFLLVTVCCLMAVVAAMGMKTTAQARANLKSGDTLSDHLLEDPSAVVKQVTLDSSGYSVLHTDDTPPLPSPTSDALHTQTADTSLTSQSNQAPESTMSGPTTGLTRRQQLVGYGTVHFLEMSAYAVFLTYFALYAAHIMHWDPFATSLAFTVSGISTLAAAPFVGYLSDRLGDRLLLCMLGMFLIGIEVVVFLSTSSHLWVYVGMLIGGVGGACYMDSFFAHIGDHIPDESRSSVIGKIVSAAEIGSIVSPLVAALLMEVSSLYSVFVFNLVLIAAAIVVQAAMRSRYKTKRV; this is encoded by the coding sequence ATGGATATTCGTCGTAACCTGCCTTTGCTGATGACGATTTGTTTCCTTAGTCAGATGGGCGGATTCATGATCCTGCCCCTGTTTCCGTTGTTTATTGAAGAATTCGGCCTGTCCGGCTGGATGATGGGGGTTATTTTTGCACTCTTTTATGTAGGTAAAGTCCTTGGGGGCATTCCTGCAGCGGCAATTTATAAGAAACTAGGTGGTAAAAAGGCGCTCATCCTCATGCTGTTACTGCTCGCGGTCTGTATGGGTGGCTTCGCGCTGTCTTCTGCTGCCGTATTATTCGGTCTGCTCCGGTTGCTGCAAGGGCTCGCTTCCACCGGCCTTACCGTAGTCGTGCGTTCAATCATTGGGGATGGGGGCAGTGTAGACAACCGCGGCCTGTACAATGGTTATATCAGCAGCAGTGAGGGTGGCGGCATGGTGCTCGGTCCGGTCATAAGTGGCTGGCTCGCATTGCATTGGCCACTGTCGGTGCCTTTTCTGCTCGTTACCGTATGCTGTCTTATGGCCGTGGTTGCTGCGATGGGGATGAAGACGACGGCACAAGCTAGAGCTAATCTTAAATCCGGGGATACGTTAAGTGATCATCTATTAGAAGATCCTTCAGCTGTCGTTAAGCAAGTAACTCTTGATAGCTCAGGATACTCGGTGCTCCACACGGATGACACCCCTCCTTTACCTTCACCAACATCTGATGCACTGCATACGCAAACTGCGGATACCTCCTTAACCTCCCAATCCAACCAAGCTCCCGAATCAACAATGTCTGGCCCAACTACAGGGCTTACCCGGCGGCAACAGCTTGTTGGCTACGGTACGGTACATTTTCTGGAGATGAGCGCCTACGCCGTATTTCTCACCTATTTTGCACTGTATGCAGCTCACATCATGCACTGGGACCCGTTTGCCACCAGTCTCGCCTTCACCGTCTCCGGGATTTCTACGCTTGCCGCTGCTCCCTTTGTTGGTTATCTCTCTGATCGGCTGGGTGATCGTCTATTACTTTGCATGCTTGGCATGTTCCTGATTGGAATCGAAGTTGTTGTATTTCTAAGCACGTCCTCTCATCTATGGGTCTACGTTGGCATGCTGATTGGCGGGGTTGGCGGTGCATGTTATATGGATTCGTTCTTTGCTCATATTGGTGATCACATCCCAGACGAGAGTCGAAGCTCTGTCATAGGCAAAATTGTCTCTGCGGCCGAGATCGGCTCCATCGTATCTCCACTGGTTGCAGCGCTACTTATGGAGGTTAGCTCGCTGTACTCCGTGTTTGTGTTCAATTTGGTGCTGATTGCTGCTGCCATTGTAGTTCAGGCTGCGATGCGCAGTCGGTACAAGACAAAGCGGGTGTAA
- a CDS encoding NUDIX domain-containing protein codes for MGYIETLRGMVGNAPIILVRPSILILNKTGEILLVRHLDDTWGVPGGNMELGESVEESAMREVREEIGIEIKKLHLYGVFSGKELYTKLRNGHEYYNVVIGYICTEFEGELKPDGVEVFEAKFYKPTELPDRTDPYLKRKIQENAEHITTLWGKI; via the coding sequence ATGGGTTACATTGAAACGTTGCGAGGAATGGTTGGCAATGCTCCTATTATTTTGGTGAGACCGAGTATATTGATCTTGAACAAGACAGGTGAGATTCTATTGGTTCGACATCTGGATGATACGTGGGGAGTACCGGGTGGAAACATGGAGCTCGGCGAATCGGTGGAAGAGTCTGCAATGCGAGAGGTCAGAGAAGAGATTGGGATAGAGATCAAGAAACTTCATCTTTACGGCGTCTTCTCAGGAAAAGAGTTATATACGAAATTAAGAAATGGGCATGAATACTATAATGTGGTTATTGGATATATTTGTACGGAGTTTGAGGGAGAATTGAAGCCAGATGGGGTGGAAGTTTTTGAAGCAAAGTTTTACAAACCAACAGAACTACCTGATAGGACAGACCCTTACTTAAAAAGAAAAATCCAAGAAAATGCAGAGCATATAACAACATTGTGGGGAAAAATATAA